The genomic window TTGGATTAGGCGTTACTGCCCCAACGGCTGAATGGGGAGTCATGATTAATGATGCTCGCCAATATATCTGGACTCAACCACTACAAATATTGTGGCCAGGTTTAGCACTGTTTTTGACGGTGATGGCTTTTAACCTACTTGGGGATGCCCTACGCGATCATCTCGATCCTTATCTGGTAGCGGAGCATAACGATTAATGTCACAGAAAATTGAGTTGCAAAATATAACACTTAAAGCTCAACGACCGCTGGTACAAGATGTGTCGCTAACGATCAAGAAAGGCAAAGTGCTAGCATTAGTCGGCAGCAGTGGTTGTGGCAAATCATTAACTTGCGCCGCCATGCTCGGCATACTACCTGCGGGCGTAAATCAAACAGACGGAAATTTATTGCTGGATAGGCAAATTATCTCTCCTCAACAGTTACGTGGCACACATATAGCAACTATCATGCAAAATCCACGTAGTGCTTTCAATCCGCTTAATACAATGATTAGCCATATAAAAGAAACCCGCCACGCTCTCGGCAAACCTGTCGATAGTGCAATGATAAAAGCAACATTACAGTCAGTTGGATTAGAAAATGCTGACCATATACTTTCACTTTATCCTTTTGAAATGAGCGGTGGAATGTTACAACGAATGATGATAGCAATAGCGATACTCAGTGATACGCCTTTTATCATTGCGGATGAACCAACGACTGACCTTGATACAGTTGCCCAAACTCATCTTCTTGATCTACTAAAAAATATTATCCAAACTCGTGCAATTGGTATGTTATTGGTCACTCATGATATGGGGGTAGTTGCTCGTTTGGCTGATGACGTCGCCGTTATGCATGATGGTAAAATTGTCGAATATAGCAACGTTAACGCGATCTTCCATCGACCTAAGCACCAAATTACGCGTAATCTACTGGCAGCACATTTGGCATTATATGATCTGGGGTTATCTGTATGACATTACTTAATATTGACAAAGTCACTTTTGGCTATCCCCGTCAGCCTCTACTTTTTAACCAAATAACGCTAGCACTGAAGGCAGGAGAAAGCGTTGCTTTATTGGGACGCAGTGGTTGTGGAAAAAGCACGTTAGCCCGTTTATTGATAGGCCTTGTCTCTCCTAGTTCTGGTGAGATCCGCTGGTGCGGAACGTCTCTAACCAAACTGAAAGGAAAAGCAATGAAGCAGTTTCGTAAAGATATTCAGATCGTATTCCAAGATCCAATAACAGCCGTTAACCCACGTAAAACCATAGACGAAATTATTCGTGAACCCATTCAACACCTTTTATCACTAACTAAAAAGGAAGAACAGGCGCGCATAGCTAAAATGCTAGATGCGGTTGAATTGGATAGTTTCCTACTCAATCAAAGCCCATCTCAACTAAGTGGTGGTCAATTACAGCGTGTATGCCTGGCACGTGCGATGGCTGTCGAGCCTAAATTGTTGATTCTTGATGAGGCCGTTTCTAATCTCGATCTGATACTACAAGCTGAAATTATTCAGTTACTTAAAAATCTTCAGCAACAATTTTACACAGCCTGTTTATTCATTACCCATGACTTACGATTAGTTGAACGCCTCTGTCAACAACTCATGATAATGGAAAATGGCCAAATTATTGAAACTTCAGTGATAGAAACGCCATTGACCTTACACTCGAAAACCGGTAAGGCACTACAGAATGCAGTTTTGCCAGCATTTCCTGTATGTAATGACAATTCCATAGCAGAGGTGTTTTTTTAATTTAAACACAGACTGTCCAGGTAAACTTTCAGTAAATCCGTGATGATTTGCTGAAAATATTTTTTAATTTGCCTACTTTCACTATTTATTCCTCTTACTGATATATGACCAGCTAATTTATTTAATAATGGACTTTGACAAAAATTAGCATATTTTTAAATAATAATACTTAACACTTTATTAACCGTTAAGGATAAAAATATGGCTTATTATGGTTGGGTTCTTATCAAATTTATTATTGGATTTGTCATTGTTATTACACATTTAAACCTTTCAGGTAAAACACAACTATCGCAAATGACGCCGATTGATTTTATAGGTAATTTTGTTTTAGGAGGCATAATTGGTGGGGTAATTTACACAGATTCAATTCCTCTATATCAATACATTATCGTTTTGCTTATTGGTGTTTCATTGGTTTCCTTATTGAATTTTATTAGCAAACATATCCACTGCATTCGTTCTGTCACCATTGGTGATCCAATTCCAATTATTAAACATGGCAAATTTTTAATGGAAAACATTCTGCAAAACAAAAATAAAATAGATATTTTAAAAATCTCCTCACAGCTGAGAGCACAAGGGATACATTCTTTTCAAGAAGTTGTTTATGCGCAAATTGAACCAGATGGACAGATGACCGCTGTTTGTGAGGGCGCAAAAATGCCATCGGTGATCTTAATGAAAGATGGTGAAATAAGAAACGCGGGGCTTAACGAAATTGAAAAAGATAAAGATTGGCTATTAAAAAAAATGAAAAAATTCAAAATCCAAGAAAAAAATGTATTTATTGCTGAATTCTGGCAAGGTAATTTATTATTTATATTAAAAAATGGTGATATTAAAAAACTACCTGCTGACTTGCTTAAAAAAGAGCTAAAATAATTTATTTGCACTACAGTAAGCAACCAAATTCAATTTTTACCTTCTAAGCAAGATTTTCTAAAAAGCTAAACATTCTGATATCAGCAAATATTTTTTAATTAACCGGCTGATTAAAATATTTTTAGCTGCCAACTGGGCTAACTTAAAAATAGTTATAAAGTACCCAGCTATTTTTAATATTTTCATTCAATAAAACTTATATCATGATTATAAAAATTAAATTTATCATCACTAAGTTAATAAAAAATAGTAAACCAGATTAAATGTAAAATTTCCTTTTATAAAATATATAGATTAACTCGACTCGACTATCTCTGTTTTTTTACTAACTCACTAAATTCGTTGACACAGCTCACTTTATATCAACATACCAGCAATTAATCCTTCCCATTAGCACTGAAATACTATGGCCATAAGCCGATAACGACACTGCTGTCTCTTTTTGCGGCAACTGCTTAAGAACAAAAAAAGCCAGCATTCAAGCTGGCCAACACCAGGGAAAACAACGACTTCGGCAATAAATTTGGTAGTATTATAATACAGCAAAAAACTATTAAAAATAACGAATATAACCTTTAATGTTCAAATAATAACCATCCCATTAACTACTTTGATGTTAATCAAAATGTAATATGTGGTTAGCCAAAAGTGAACAATAGATAATTTAATTTTAAATGACAAATAGACACCGGAATGACACAGCACCTACTCTAATTGAGATAAAAAATTCAAGTGAATATCGAGGCAAATTGCCAGATATGTAGAGCTCGCGCTGGAAGGTTTAACTGAAAAATGTGAAACAAGAAGCGACAGAGAACACTAAGCAGTAACAGATATGTCAGCGCTGCTTTGATTGAGCTTAACGCAATGAAAAATACTATCCTGCAGAAACTAAAAAAATGATGCCAAAATCAGGACGTATTTTGCCTATATCATTAAAGCGTTAAACAAATAATCCATAATGGGTTAAAGCACCTAAGGGGCGCTTGTATATTTATTTATAAACAAAAGTAAATCTTGTTTTTTTACAACCATAGTTATTTTTAGTATATTAGGTAAAGTAAAACA from Arsenophonus sp. aPb includes these protein-coding regions:
- the nikE gene encoding nickel import ATP-binding protein NikE, translated to MTLLNIDKVTFGYPRQPLLFNQITLALKAGESVALLGRSGCGKSTLARLLIGLVSPSSGEIRWCGTSLTKLKGKAMKQFRKDIQIVFQDPITAVNPRKTIDEIIREPIQHLLSLTKKEEQARIAKMLDAVELDSFLLNQSPSQLSGGQLQRVCLARAMAVEPKLLILDEAVSNLDLILQAEIIQLLKNLQQQFYTACLFITHDLRLVERLCQQLMIMENGQIIETSVIETPLTLHSKTGKALQNAVLPAFPVCNDNSIAEVFF
- a CDS encoding YetF domain-containing protein, which produces MAYYGWVLIKFIIGFVIVITHLNLSGKTQLSQMTPIDFIGNFVLGGIIGGVIYTDSIPLYQYIIVLLIGVSLVSLLNFISKHIHCIRSVTIGDPIPIIKHGKFLMENILQNKNKIDILKISSQLRAQGIHSFQEVVYAQIEPDGQMTAVCEGAKMPSVILMKDGEIRNAGLNEIEKDKDWLLKKMKKFKIQEKNVFIAEFWQGNLLFILKNGDIKKLPADLLKKELK
- a CDS encoding nickel import ATP-binding protein NikD, translating into MSQKIELQNITLKAQRPLVQDVSLTIKKGKVLALVGSSGCGKSLTCAAMLGILPAGVNQTDGNLLLDRQIISPQQLRGTHIATIMQNPRSAFNPLNTMISHIKETRHALGKPVDSAMIKATLQSVGLENADHILSLYPFEMSGGMLQRMMIAIAILSDTPFIIADEPTTDLDTVAQTHLLDLLKNIIQTRAIGMLLVTHDMGVVARLADDVAVMHDGKIVEYSNVNAIFHRPKHQITRNLLAAHLALYDLGLSV